GAAAAATGCGTTAGGAGGTGCAAAGTAATGGCTACCATGAACGGAAACGATGATACAGCGGTAAAGAAATTTACGGCGAAGGATTTCGCGTCGGACCAGGATGTCCGATGGTGCCCGGGGTGCGGAGATTATTCGATTCTTGCGCAGGTCCAGAGAGTTCTCCCCGAGCTCGATGTGCCGAAGGAGAAACACGTTTTCATTTCAGGCATCGGATGTTCGAGCAGGTTCCCGTATTACATGAATGCATACGGGGTGCACGGCATACATGGACGCGCACCCGCGATTGCTACGGGCGTCAAGACGGCGAACCCGGATCTCACCGTCTGGGTCGCCACCGGCGACGGCGACGCGCTTTCGATAGGCGGAAACCACTTCATCCACGCACTTAGAAGGAACATCGGTCTGAAGATCATGCTCTTCAACAACCGCATTTACGGCCTTACGAAGGGACAGTACTCGCCTACGTCGGAGCTCGGCAAAAAGACGAAGTCGACCCCATACGGCACCATCGACTACCCGTTCAATCCTGTTCAACTCGCCCTCGGGGCCGAAGGAACATTTGTTGCGCGTTCGATGGACAGGGATCCGAAACACCTCCAGCAAACAATTCTGAGAGCGGCAAAACACAACGGCACCGCGTTTATCGAGATCTACCAAAACTGCAACGTGTTCAACGACGGCGCCTTCTTTCTTTATACCGAAAAGGAATCTAGACCGGACAACGTGCTGTACATGGAGCACGGCAAGCCGCTTGTCTTCGGAAAGGAAAACGACAAAGGCATTCGACTCAATGTCTTTACACCGGAAATCGTCTCGTTGAAGGACGGGAAGTACAGCATCTCCGATCTGCTGGTCTACGACGAGACCTCGTTCGATCTGGCAATGCTTCTTGCTTCGTTCAGCGAGAGAGTGGGCTTCCCGACACCTGTCGGACTGTTCTACCAACTCGAACGACCGAGCTACGAGAAAATGATGACAGAGCAAATCGAAAACGTCACCAAGAAGAGAGGTGCCGGCGACCTCGACAAGCTTCTGAAGTCAGGCAACACCTGGGTCGTTTCCGCAAACTAGCCTTTAGGGGCGGTCGAAAGACCGCCCTTTCGTTTTTTCCATATCTTACTACGGAGATTGAATGGACCAATCTGAGCGCGAGGAAATATTCCGGAAGCTCGTTGATGGAAACAAAAAGTTCGTCCTTACCACTCACGTAAATCCGGACGCCGATGGTCTCGGGTCGGAGCTCGCGCTGAACAGATTCCTTCTGAAACTCGGCAAGGAATCCATAATACTCAATCACAGCGAAACGCCCTCAAATCATGTCTTTCTCGATCATGATAACCAGATTCTGAAATTTAATCCCGACAGGGATGGACAAAGAATTCTCGGTGCCGATGTCTTGATTGCTCTCGACATGAACAATTCAAACAGGCTGAGGAGTTTGGAAGAGTTTTTCCTTGAGAGTAAGGCGAAGAAAATCATTATTGACCATCATCTTGACGCCCAGGATTTTGTCGATTATCAGTTGATTGATCTAGACTCGCCTGCGACTGCGGAGATAGTTTACAAGCTGATGATGGCTTACGACAGCACTTTAATCGATCAGAGCATAGCTGAAGGAATCTATGCTGGAATCATGACAGACACAGGTTCGTTCAGGTTCCCGCGGACGGACGCGGAGATCCACAGGATAACATCGCATCTCCTAGAGCTGGGTGTCGACCCGACATACGTTTACAACAATTTGTTCGAGCAGAACTCGGCGGGCCGACAGAAGCTGCTGGGTGATGCCCTGGCTGGGCTGAAACTCGATTACGACGGGCGTGTTTCGTACTTCAAGGTCACCATCGAGGACCTGAAACGGAATCACGTGATGCCCGATGAGACGGACCAGTTTGTGAATCATGCCGGCGCGATCGCAGGTGTGGTAGTAACAATATTTTTCATGGAACTTCCGGACGGCGTCAAAATTAGTTTCAGGTCGAAGGGCGACGTTCCCGTAAACGAACTCGCCAAATTCTACGGCGGCGGCGGCCATAAGAACGCGGCGGGAGCACGAATACACAACGCAGGACTTGCAGAGACTATTTCAACCGTCCTCAAAGACGTTTCGAAGATCTTACCGCGTTGACTATCCTTTCAAAGGAGGAAGAATGAAGGTAGAATTCAAAGAGAAGAACTCCAACGAAGTAAACGGAGACGTCCTGATCTTAGTATTGACTAAGGAAGACGTCGTTCCTGAAAAGAGGAAAAAGGGCAAGCGAAGAATTTCTTCCCTCCTGGGAAAACACGAAGACATCCTCGAGAGCGCCATCAGCAGAAGCGAATTTGAAGGCGACAAGGGACAGCAACTCACAATTCACACGACCGGGAATCGGCGTGCCATGATACTCTGCGGTTCGGGAGAGAGGTCGCAACTCTCGAACGAAAGCCTGAGACGTGCAGCTGCCGCAGGGCTGAAAGCCGGCCAGGCACTGAAAGCGAAATCGATCGTCATCTCCGCGCTCGAACCGACAGTTGAACAGTGTGGCGACTACGAGACCGTTCATTCTCTTCTTGAGGGGGCGAAACTTGCGGCGTATAAATTCGACAAGTATCTGACGGAGGATAAGAAATCTTCTAAAGTGGAACAGATTTTGGTAGCGATGGAGAATGTTAAGCCGGCAATAGGCGCGAAGGCGGCGAGAGACGTGCAGCTGATTTGTGACGCCGTGTTCCTTGCGCGGGATCTTTCAAACGCGCCGGCGAGCGAGATCTACCCTGAAACACTTGCGCGCGCTGCCGCTGCAATGGGACGCGCATTCCGGGTAAGAGTAACGGTACTCGACGAAAAGAAAATTCGATCCCTAAGGATGGGTGGATTGCTGGCAGTCAACTCGGGAAGCACAAAGCCACCTCGCTTTATCATCATGGAATATTATGGAAACAGAAAGAGCAGGGACATTTACGCGATAATCGGGAAGGGAATAACATTCGACAGCGGCGGTATATCACTTAAGCCCGCGGCCGGGATGGGAGAAATGAAGATGGACATGTCGGGCGCAGCCGCAGTGATCGGGACGATTCAGGCAGTCGCCTCACTTAAGCTTCCTGTTAATGTTGTCGCACTAGCTCCTGCAACAGAGAACCTTCCAGGCGGATCGGCATATAAGCCGGGGGACGTGGTCACAACTATGTCGGGGAAGACAATAGAGGTGGATAACACCGACGCGGAAGGACGGATCATTCTTTCTGACGCGCTGTTCTACGCGCAGAAATACAAGCCGAAGGCTATCATCGACCTGGCGACTTTGACCGGCGCAGTCGTCGTGGCGCTCGGTCATCATGCGACGGGAATGTTCGGCACCGCCGATGAGGTGATGTTGCAGTTAAAAGACGCCGGGGAAAAAACTTACGAACGTGTTTGGCAACTTCCGATTTTTGAGGAGTATGAAAAGCAAATCAAGAGTGACATAGCGGATGTGAAGAACACGGGCGGCCGATGGGGCGGGGCGATCACGGCGGCGCTGTTTCTGAAGAAATTCGTCGGCGATTACCCGTGGGTCCATCTCGATATCGCCGGCACCGCGATGCTTGAAGACGCGTCGGACTATTCGCCGCGCGGCGGCTCGGGAGTAGGCGTCAGACTACTAACTCAGTTTTTCAAACAGATATCTGCCTGAAGAAATTTCCACGGTCCGGCTTTCAGGCACCGGTAGATGAGGACGGCCTGGAACTTATCGCAGGATAGGCCAGAAGGATTCAGACTGACAATTACCTTTCTGTCGCGTATTCGTCTATCACCTTCAGGTTGTGCCCGGGTCGCGCATCCACCGTTTCAAGTTCGGCTTTGTTGCCTTTAATCGTAATGAAAGTAATGCAGGGGAAGGATTTCCCTGATGGAGTAAACGCAGTCTTCTCGCTAATCGGTGTAGGATCCTTGTAGCTCGCGCCACCTGTACCGTTTATGACGTGCACAATTCCGTTCTTCTTATCGACGCCGCCATCCGGTCTTAAAGGCTTTGTCCTGAGATAGATGTGCGCGTGGCCATTGAATATGAACTTGCATCCATGCTTGTACAAACTTTCCACCCAAGACATGCACGTGGATTCGTAACTTTCTTTGTATGATAAATCGCCGTAAGTCGGGTTATGCCAGACGCCGATGATCCAATCGGTACCTGGGATGGTAGAAAGGAGGCTGTCGAGCCAGCGCTGCATGACATTCTTAGGTGTCGCATAACCGTCACAGAAGATCACGTCGACGTTAGAAACATGAACGGAATAGAAATGTGTTGATCCATTGGCTGAGTTTGTCGGCAATATCCCTGCGGTGTATTTATCGAAGTTCGTCTCACCGTCTTTGCTCTTGAATTCGTGGTTGCTTGTGCACATGAAGAATTTCCCTTTGACGAAAATGCTGTCCACTCCGGGATAATGGAGGCTCCGCTGCCAGGCCGCATCGGTTCCGTCATGCGTAAAATCTCCGCAGTGCACCTGGAAATCCCAATCAGTGATCTTATATAGAAGGATATGTGCGATGTCCGAGCAGGCATTTTCCGCATTTTCTCTTGAGTCGCCCCACAGTGCAATCTTGACGCGTTCCTGTGCAGAAAGCGGAACAATGCTCGTGAAAAATAAAAGGAACGCAGCAAGGGTGGACAAAATTCGGTTTCTATCTTTCATTTCAACTCCATTGTAGTTAAGCGAAATCCCGGTGCAGGGCGCTCTTGCCCCGCACCGGGGAATATGCTTCCGCCTCAGAAGGTACTTACTTTAACAATAACATTTTATGAACAACAGAGAATCGCCCTGCTTCCATCCGCACAAAGTACACTCCGGACGGGAAATTATCTGCGCTCCATGTCTGGGAGTAGCTCCCAGCCGTTCGAAATCCGTTGAAGAGTTCCGATATCTGCCTCCCGAGTATATCATAGACCGCAATTCGTACATGACTTGCAGTTGGCAAATCATACACGATAGTGGTCATAGGATTGAAGGGATTTGGATAGTTCTGGTGAAGCGCAAAGCTGGAAGGCGTGGATGCGGTCGACGATTCCACGGCACTGAGAGTATATGCTCCGAGCGCACCGATGTTTGGATCGCCGGGCAGCTGGCCGGTTCCATTGCTGAAGTATGGATTAGACCAGTGATTTGAGCCGGATGGAGCTGGAGGAGTAAACCCCGCCCCGAGCGCAGGCGAGCCTCCTGTCAGCCTGTAATCGTTCGAGCCGTCAAGTGCAAGCCAATCGTTGGTGAAGAATGGCTGGTAGCTTTCAAACAGAACGCTTGCCTGGATATCAACGATGTCATGAGGCGCTTGCCTGGCAACTCCGTCGGACGCAAAGTATCTCGACGCACCCTTTAAGCTGTCGACCGAATAGAAATAAAGGTTGTTGTCATACACAGTTCTTAAAGTGTCGGCCGCCACAGTGATCTCAAGTTCTTCGTACATGTCGCCCATGATGTTGTTGTAGATCTGAGCGCGGGCACTTGCATCTACAAGAACAGCGTAACCCAGTTCGTCGACGCGGCGCCACCCCCCCGCGACGATGGTGTTGTTGTGGATACACATGTTGGTCAAACGGGCAAGAGTCGGGTCGGCGTTCACCTTGATTCCATTTCCACCCGATGCCCAAATGACATTATATGCGATCTCGCCTATCGTGCCGGCTTTCACATTGATGTTGTCTCCGTCCGGCGCGCCGCACCACTTTATCGTGTTTCGGAGAACGCTCGCGTTTCCTCCATGCAGACCGATGCAATCGTCGACGGTCCCAACGACCAGGTTGTCTGTAAAGACCGTCGTTGTCGTGTTTGCGAAATCAGAGTAAATGTCGAACGTTCGATATGCGTGACCGGACACGTCATTGCCCCCGGCCCAATAAATGTCGGAGAATTTGACACTCACATATTGACAGGAATCTCCGACAATGCCGCCCCACATTCCCGGGCGCTTAGCAGAATCGACATCTGCTGTTGTAATCAAGATACGATTCGATGCTGTGCCTTCACAAATGAAAGTGCCGAGAATATGTATCCAGCATGCGGCGCCGGTTGAAAGATCGTTCTTCATCAAAAGTGTATCACCGGCGCTTATCGTGAGCGTGTCGCCGGCATTAATGGTTAGACTGTCTTTTACAACATAAGTGTGGTTGGCAACAGTTCTTCCCTCGACACTGCCTGTAAGCGTATCCGGCAGAGTTTGCGAAAGTGTTACTCCAGCTACTGAGAAGAGAAGCAACATGGTTGTTAGGAACTTCGACATACTTCCTCCTTAATTTTATTAGCGATTTTGTGGCTGATGAATTGTTAGATTAAAATTTATAGCTGATTCCTATTGACCCGCGCATCTTGTTCAGGTCGCGCTCAGTGACAATCGGGGCATGCTTTACATAATCGCCGGAAGGAACTTCTGTTACCTCCTGAGCATTGGTAAGATTGATCAGTTTCACGCTCAATCTCAGATTAAAGAAGAGTGCTTGTTCACCGGAAAAATCGAGTTCGCCGACTCCATCCTTGTAAACGTCGTATCCGTCCAAATTGCTAACACTGACAAGGCTTCTCCCGGTATAATTGTAGGAAATTTCCGCTGATGTCCCCCAGCTCTTGCTGTCATATGAGAGAATAACATTAGCGATTTGCGGAG
The sequence above is drawn from the Candidatus Kryptoniota bacterium genome and encodes:
- a CDS encoding 2-oxoacid:ferredoxin oxidoreductase subunit beta; translation: MATMNGNDDTAVKKFTAKDFASDQDVRWCPGCGDYSILAQVQRVLPELDVPKEKHVFISGIGCSSRFPYYMNAYGVHGIHGRAPAIATGVKTANPDLTVWVATGDGDALSIGGNHFIHALRRNIGLKIMLFNNRIYGLTKGQYSPTSELGKKTKSTPYGTIDYPFNPVQLALGAEGTFVARSMDRDPKHLQQTILRAAKHNGTAFIEIYQNCNVFNDGAFFLYTEKESRPDNVLYMEHGKPLVFGKENDKGIRLNVFTPEIVSLKDGKYSISDLLVYDETSFDLAMLLASFSERVGFPTPVGLFYQLERPSYEKMMTEQIENVTKKRGAGDLDKLLKSGNTWVVSAN
- a CDS encoding T9SS type A sorting domain-containing protein, which codes for MSKFLTTMLLLFSVAGVTLSQTLPDTLTGSVEGRTVANHTYVVKDSLTINAGDTLTISAGDTLLMKNDLSTGAACWIHILGTFICEGTASNRILITTADVDSAKRPGMWGGIVGDSCQYVSVKFSDIYWAGGNDVSGHAYRTFDIYSDFANTTTTVFTDNLVVGTVDDCIGLHGGNASVLRNTIKWCGAPDGDNINVKAGTIGEIAYNVIWASGGNGIKVNADPTLARLTNMCIHNNTIVAGGWRRVDELGYAVLVDASARAQIYNNIMGDMYEELEITVAADTLRTVYDNNLYFYSVDSLKGASRYFASDGVARQAPHDIVDIQASVLFESYQPFFTNDWLALDGSNDYRLTGGSPALGAGFTPPAPSGSNHWSNPYFSNGTGQLPGDPNIGALGAYTLSAVESSTASTPSSFALHQNYPNPFNPMTTIVYDLPTASHVRIAVYDILGRQISELFNGFRTAGSYSQTWSADNFPSGVYFVRMEAGRFSVVHKMLLLK
- a CDS encoding bifunctional oligoribonuclease/PAP phosphatase NrnA; translated protein: MDQSEREEIFRKLVDGNKKFVLTTHVNPDADGLGSELALNRFLLKLGKESIILNHSETPSNHVFLDHDNQILKFNPDRDGQRILGADVLIALDMNNSNRLRSLEEFFLESKAKKIIIDHHLDAQDFVDYQLIDLDSPATAEIVYKLMMAYDSTLIDQSIAEGIYAGIMTDTGSFRFPRTDAEIHRITSHLLELGVDPTYVYNNLFEQNSAGRQKLLGDALAGLKLDYDGRVSYFKVTIEDLKRNHVMPDETDQFVNHAGAIAGVVVTIFFMELPDGVKISFRSKGDVPVNELAKFYGGGGHKNAAGARIHNAGLAETISTVLKDVSKILPR
- a CDS encoding leucyl aminopeptidase, with the translated sequence MKVEFKEKNSNEVNGDVLILVLTKEDVVPEKRKKGKRRISSLLGKHEDILESAISRSEFEGDKGQQLTIHTTGNRRAMILCGSGERSQLSNESLRRAAAAGLKAGQALKAKSIVISALEPTVEQCGDYETVHSLLEGAKLAAYKFDKYLTEDKKSSKVEQILVAMENVKPAIGAKAARDVQLICDAVFLARDLSNAPASEIYPETLARAAAAMGRAFRVRVTVLDEKKIRSLRMGGLLAVNSGSTKPPRFIIMEYYGNRKSRDIYAIIGKGITFDSGGISLKPAAGMGEMKMDMSGAAAVIGTIQAVASLKLPVNVVALAPATENLPGGSAYKPGDVVTTMSGKTIEVDNTDAEGRIILSDALFYAQKYKPKAIIDLATLTGAVVVALGHHATGMFGTADEVMLQLKDAGEKTYERVWQLPIFEEYEKQIKSDIADVKNTGGRWGGAITAALFLKKFVGDYPWVHLDIAGTAMLEDASDYSPRGGSGVGVRLLTQFFKQISA
- a CDS encoding metallophosphoesterase; its protein translation is MKDRNRILSTLAAFLLFFTSIVPLSAQERVKIALWGDSRENAENACSDIAHILLYKITDWDFQVHCGDFTHDGTDAAWQRSLHYPGVDSIFVKGKFFMCTSNHEFKSKDGETNFDKYTAGILPTNSANGSTHFYSVHVSNVDVIFCDGYATPKNVMQRWLDSLLSTIPGTDWIIGVWHNPTYGDLSYKESYESTCMSWVESLYKHGCKFIFNGHAHIYLRTKPLRPDGGVDKKNGIVHVINGTGGASYKDPTPISEKTAFTPSGKSFPCITFITIKGNKAELETVDARPGHNLKVIDEYATER